The following proteins are encoded in a genomic region of Variovorax paradoxus:
- a CDS encoding SRPBCC family protein — MATIYKEFIVEAGAAQVWDALRDFGAVHTRLAPGFLTDCKLDGKGARVVSFSNGLVARELLVGIDEPNRRLAYTITGGQASHHHASAQVFAHGEGRSRFVWITDVLPNELGAYIEPMMAQGGLAMKKTLEKKSPAPSAD; from the coding sequence ATGGCCACGATCTACAAGGAATTCATCGTCGAAGCCGGCGCAGCCCAGGTCTGGGATGCGCTGCGCGATTTCGGCGCCGTGCACACGCGCCTTGCGCCTGGCTTCCTGACCGACTGCAAACTGGACGGGAAGGGCGCCCGCGTCGTCAGTTTTTCCAATGGCCTGGTGGCGCGCGAGCTGCTCGTGGGCATCGACGAGCCGAACCGGCGCCTGGCCTACACCATCACCGGTGGCCAGGCCAGCCACCACCACGCATCGGCGCAGGTGTTCGCGCACGGCGAAGGGCGCTCCCGCTTCGTCTGGATTACCGACGTGCTGCCCAACGAACTCGGCGCCTACATCGAGCCGATGATGGCGCAGGGCGGCCTGGCGATGAAGAAGACGCTCGAAAAGAAAAGCCCGGCGCCCTCGGCCGACTAG
- the pobA gene encoding 4-hydroxybenzoate 3-monooxygenase has translation MRTQVAIIGAGPAGLLLGQLLFKAGIDNIIVERQSGDYVLGRIRAGVLEQVTMDLLARAGVDARAKAEGLPHEGIELLFKGARHRIDMHGLTGGKQVTVYGQTEVTRDLMEARSAEGLATIYSAANVSLHDFDSQRPRVRYEKDGQTHEIECDFIAGCDGYHGVSRASVPADAIQTYEKVYPFGWLGVLADVPPVSHELIYANTERGFALCSMRSATRSRYYVQVPTEERVENWCDEAFWNELRARLDPEARERLVTGPSLEKSIAPLRSFVAEPMRFGSLFLAGDAAHIVPPTGAKGLNLATADVGYLSRALEIFYGEKTSSALDRYSDLCLRRVWKAERFSWWFTSLMHRFPETGAFGQKIQEAELDYLVHSHAASTALAENYVGLPLEDF, from the coding sequence ATGCGCACACAGGTCGCGATCATCGGCGCGGGCCCGGCCGGCCTGCTTCTCGGACAGCTGCTTTTCAAGGCGGGCATCGACAACATCATCGTCGAGCGCCAGAGCGGCGACTACGTGCTGGGGCGCATCCGCGCGGGCGTGCTCGAGCAGGTGACCATGGATCTCCTGGCGCGCGCCGGGGTCGATGCGCGCGCCAAGGCCGAAGGGCTGCCGCACGAAGGCATCGAGCTGCTATTCAAGGGGGCGCGGCATCGCATCGACATGCACGGCCTGACGGGCGGAAAGCAGGTCACGGTCTATGGCCAGACCGAGGTGACGCGCGACCTGATGGAAGCGCGTTCGGCCGAAGGCCTTGCCACCATCTACAGCGCCGCCAACGTCAGCCTGCACGATTTCGATTCGCAGCGCCCGCGCGTGCGCTACGAGAAGGACGGCCAGACGCACGAGATCGAATGCGACTTCATCGCCGGCTGCGACGGCTACCACGGCGTGAGCCGCGCCAGCGTGCCGGCCGACGCCATCCAGACCTATGAGAAGGTCTACCCCTTCGGCTGGCTGGGGGTGCTGGCCGATGTGCCGCCGGTGTCGCACGAACTGATCTATGCCAACACCGAGCGCGGCTTTGCGCTGTGCAGCATGCGCAGCGCCACGCGCAGCCGCTATTACGTGCAGGTACCGACCGAAGAGCGGGTGGAGAACTGGTGCGACGAAGCCTTCTGGAACGAGCTGCGAGCGCGGCTCGATCCCGAGGCCCGCGAGCGGCTGGTGACCGGGCCTTCGCTCGAGAAAAGCATCGCGCCGCTTCGCAGCTTCGTTGCCGAACCGATGCGCTTCGGTTCGCTGTTCCTGGCCGGCGATGCCGCGCACATCGTGCCGCCGACCGGTGCCAAGGGCCTCAACCTGGCGACCGCCGACGTGGGGTATCTCTCGCGCGCGCTCGAAATCTTCTACGGCGAGAAAACCTCCTCTGCGCTCGACCGGTATTCAGACCTCTGCCTGCGCCGCGTATGGAAGGCGGAACGCTTCTCGTGGTGGTTCACCTCGCTGATGCACCGCTTCCCCGAGACCGGCGCCTTCGGCCAGAAGATCCAGGAAGCCGAGCTCGACTACCTCGTGCATTCGCATGCCGCCTCCACCGCGCTGGCGGAAAACTACGTGGGCTTGCCGCTCGAAGATTTCTAG
- a CDS encoding IclR family transcriptional regulator domain-containing protein → MTIAKADFIEGIAKGMAVLESFDTERQRLNATLAAERAGLTRAAARRHLLTLAHLGYLETDGSYFWMAPKVLRFSGSYLASSRLPRALQPTLNRLAAQTGESFSAVVLDGEEAVIIARSGSYGMPTRVLAYGLHLGARLPAHATSTGRVLLAAMAPAQLTQWLKGRHLPRLTPHTTTQARALRQLISRVRRDDYCFASEEHELGVQALAVPLRDMQGHTVAALNVVLSGTRYQEEALQREMLPLLFEAAREVRSLL, encoded by the coding sequence ATGACCATCGCCAAAGCTGACTTCATCGAGGGCATTGCCAAGGGAATGGCCGTGCTCGAAAGCTTCGACACCGAGCGCCAGCGCCTCAACGCCACCTTGGCGGCCGAGCGCGCTGGCCTCACGCGCGCCGCCGCCCGCCGGCACCTGCTGACGCTGGCCCACCTGGGCTACCTGGAGACAGACGGCAGTTATTTCTGGATGGCGCCCAAGGTGCTGCGTTTTTCGGGCAGCTACCTGGCATCGTCCCGCTTGCCGCGCGCATTGCAGCCCACGCTGAATCGCCTTGCCGCGCAAACGGGAGAGTCGTTCTCGGCCGTGGTGCTCGACGGCGAAGAGGCGGTCATCATCGCGCGCAGCGGCAGCTACGGCATGCCCACGCGCGTGCTGGCCTACGGCCTGCACCTCGGCGCCCGGCTACCGGCCCACGCCACGTCGACCGGGCGTGTGCTGCTGGCGGCGATGGCGCCGGCCCAGCTCACGCAATGGCTCAAGGGGCGTCACTTGCCGCGGCTCACGCCGCACACCACCACGCAGGCGCGAGCCCTGCGCCAGCTGATTTCCCGCGTGCGCAGGGACGACTACTGCTTTGCCAGCGAAGAGCACGAACTCGGCGTGCAGGCGCTCGCGGTGCCGCTGCGCGACATGCAGGGCCACACGGTGGCTGCGCTCAACGTGGTGCTGTCCGGCACGCGCTATCAGGAAGAAGCACTCCAGCGCGAGATGCTGCCGCTGCTCTTCGAGGCGGCGCGCGAAGTCAGGTCGCTCCTGTGA
- a CDS encoding response regulator, translated as MRLLLLEDDVMIGEAVLDLLRAEQYAVDWVKDGEAAESALRTQQYDLVLLDLGVPRRDGLEVLRSLRARKQRTPVLIATARDSVQQRIEGLDAGADDYVLKPYDLDELLARIRALLRRAAGRAEPVYEHMGVSINPATREVSVAGQPVVLSAREWAVLEPLIARPGMVLSRAQLEEKLYSWKDEISSNAVEVYVHGLRKKLGAELIRNVRGVGYMVPKA; from the coding sequence ATGCGACTCCTGCTGCTCGAAGACGACGTGATGATCGGCGAAGCCGTGCTCGACCTGCTGCGGGCCGAGCAATACGCTGTCGACTGGGTCAAAGACGGCGAAGCGGCCGAATCGGCACTGCGCACGCAGCAATACGACCTGGTGCTGCTCGACCTTGGCGTGCCGCGCCGCGACGGGCTCGAAGTGCTGCGCAGCCTGCGCGCCCGCAAGCAGCGCACGCCGGTCTTGATTGCCACCGCGCGCGACTCGGTGCAACAGCGCATCGAAGGGCTCGACGCGGGCGCCGACGACTACGTGCTGAAGCCCTACGACCTGGACGAACTGCTGGCGCGCATCCGTGCCTTGCTGCGCCGCGCGGCGGGGCGTGCCGAGCCGGTGTACGAGCACATGGGCGTGAGCATCAACCCCGCGACGCGTGAAGTCTCCGTGGCGGGCCAGCCGGTGGTGCTCTCGGCCCGCGAATGGGCCGTGCTCGAGCCGTTGATCGCGCGGCCCGGCATGGTGTTGTCGCGCGCGCAGCTCGAGGAAAAACTCTACAGCTGGAAGGACGAAATCAGCAGCAACGCCGTCGAGGTCTACGTGCATGGCCTGCGCAAGAAACTCGGTGCCGAATTGATCAGAAACGTGCGCGGCGTCGGCTACATGGTGCCGAAGGCATGA
- a CDS encoding ATP-binding protein, whose protein sequence is MMRALTGSLRARLLWFLLAAIVLAAGAQAVVAYRTVLREADDIFDYHMQQMALSLRAGLPPSAAVGGIGSGEQNFEFVVQVWTADGVRIFESAEQAALPQLAVLGFADVRARGTTYRVFSMQTSGLVIQVAQDMAARRNMAGALALRTVAPVALMAPLLMLVVWWVVSLSLAPVSRVRKQVASRQADDLSAVSEEGLPDEVRPLVQELNLLFDRVRRAFDAQKHFVADAAHELRSPLAALKLQVQGLQRAPDAAAREVAVSRLVAGIDRATRLVEQMLALARHEASMAAGAKPEAVDLAEVARLAISDAIAAAQARRIDIGVSHADAAVVHGQPEALRMLLRNLIDNAVKYTPEEGRVDVGIAKLGEAVALTVDDSGPGLPEEERERVLDRFYRSGEPQAPGSGLGLAIVKSIADLHGATVALETSPSLGGLRVRVVFAPSPSGKGLG, encoded by the coding sequence ATGATGCGCGCGCTGACCGGCTCGCTGCGCGCGCGCCTGCTGTGGTTTCTGCTCGCGGCCATCGTGCTCGCCGCCGGCGCGCAGGCGGTGGTGGCCTATCGCACGGTGCTCAGGGAAGCCGACGACATCTTCGACTATCACATGCAGCAGATGGCGCTGTCGCTGCGCGCCGGCCTGCCGCCGAGCGCGGCCGTCGGCGGCATCGGCAGCGGCGAGCAGAACTTCGAGTTCGTGGTGCAGGTGTGGACGGCCGACGGCGTGCGCATCTTCGAATCCGCCGAACAGGCAGCGCTGCCGCAACTGGCGGTGCTGGGCTTTGCCGATGTGCGCGCGCGCGGCACCACCTACCGCGTGTTCTCGATGCAGACGAGCGGGCTGGTGATCCAGGTGGCGCAGGACATGGCGGCCAGGCGCAACATGGCCGGCGCGCTGGCCCTGCGCACCGTCGCGCCCGTGGCGTTGATGGCGCCGCTCCTCATGCTGGTCGTCTGGTGGGTGGTGAGCCTTTCGCTCGCGCCCGTGTCGCGCGTGCGCAAGCAGGTGGCATCGCGGCAGGCCGACGATCTTTCCGCCGTCAGCGAAGAAGGCCTGCCCGACGAGGTGCGTCCGCTGGTGCAGGAGCTCAACCTCCTGTTCGACCGGGTGCGCCGCGCCTTCGATGCGCAAAAGCATTTCGTCGCCGACGCGGCGCACGAGCTGCGTTCGCCGCTCGCTGCGTTGAAACTCCAGGTGCAGGGCCTGCAGCGCGCACCCGATGCCGCGGCCCGCGAGGTGGCCGTGAGCCGGCTGGTCGCAGGCATCGACCGCGCCACGCGGCTTGTCGAGCAGATGCTGGCGTTGGCCCGGCACGAGGCCAGCATGGCCGCGGGCGCGAAGCCCGAGGCGGTCGACCTTGCCGAAGTCGCGCGCCTGGCCATTTCGGACGCCATCGCGGCGGCGCAGGCGCGGCGCATCGATATCGGTGTTTCGCACGCCGACGCCGCCGTGGTGCATGGCCAGCCCGAGGCGCTGCGCATGCTGCTGCGCAACCTGATCGACAACGCCGTCAAGTACACGCCGGAAGAAGGGCGCGTCGACGTCGGCATTGCCAAGCTCGGCGAGGCGGTGGCGTTGACCGTGGACGACAGCGGGCCCGGCCTGCCCGAGGAAGAACGCGAGCGGGTGCTCGATCGCTTCTACCGCTCGGGCGAGCCGCAGGCGCCGGGCAGCGGGCTCGGCCTGGCCATCGTCAAGTCGATTGCGGACCTGCACGGCGCCACGGTGGCGCTCGAAACGTCGCCCAGCCTGGGCGGGCTGAGAGTCCGAGTGGTATTCGCTCCCTCTCCCTCCGGGAAAGGGCTGGGGTGA
- a CDS encoding DegQ family serine endoprotease, which produces MNTRLISPPALVIALATAGVVGAVGAGAYTSARAVNGPTTNATSMAPAAMVTLPDFSTITTRDGPAVVNISVTGTAKASDAEAAAEMQGIDPDDPMFQFFRRFQGQMGPRGQQRDVPVRAQGSGFIVSPDGLIMTNAHVVKDAKEVTVKLTDRREYRAKVLGADAKTDIAVLKIEAKNLPTLALGNTKELKVGEWVLAIGSPFGFESTVTAGVVSAKGRSLPDDSYVPFIQTDVAVNPGNSGGPLLNTRGEVVGINSQIYSRSGGYQGVSFAIPIDVAVQVKDQIVATGKATHARLGVAVQEVNQAFADSFKLDKPEGALVSNIEKGGPGDKAGLKAGDVIRKVDSQPIVSSGDLPAVIGQQTPGKKVTLEVWRQGERQELSAKLGDASDKPAQVAKNDSAAGQGKLGLALRPLQPQEKREAAIENGLLIEDVAGPSAIAGVQAGDVLLAINGTPAKSLEQVKEVVAKADKSVALLIQRGEDKIFVPVRIG; this is translated from the coding sequence ATGAACACCCGCCTGATTTCTCCTCCTGCCCTGGTCATTGCCCTGGCGACCGCCGGGGTGGTCGGTGCCGTCGGTGCCGGCGCCTATACCAGTGCCCGCGCAGTGAACGGCCCGACCACCAACGCCACGAGTATGGCGCCCGCGGCCATGGTGACGCTGCCCGACTTCTCCACCATCACCACCCGCGACGGCCCCGCGGTGGTCAACATCAGCGTGACCGGCACCGCCAAGGCCTCGGACGCCGAAGCCGCGGCCGAGATGCAGGGCATCGATCCGGACGATCCGATGTTCCAGTTCTTCCGCCGCTTCCAGGGCCAGATGGGCCCGCGCGGCCAGCAGCGCGACGTGCCGGTGCGGGCGCAGGGCTCGGGCTTCATCGTGAGCCCGGACGGCCTCATCATGACCAACGCGCACGTCGTGAAGGATGCCAAGGAGGTCACCGTCAAGCTGACCGACCGGCGCGAATACCGCGCGAAGGTGCTGGGCGCCGACGCCAAGACCGACATCGCGGTGCTCAAGATCGAGGCCAAGAACCTGCCCACGCTCGCGCTCGGCAACACCAAGGAGCTGAAGGTCGGCGAATGGGTGCTGGCCATCGGCTCTCCGTTCGGCTTCGAGAGCACGGTCACCGCCGGTGTCGTGAGCGCCAAGGGCCGCTCGCTGCCCGACGACAGCTACGTGCCGTTCATCCAGACCGACGTGGCGGTGAACCCCGGCAACTCGGGCGGGCCGCTGCTCAACACGCGCGGCGAAGTGGTCGGAATCAACTCGCAAATCTACAGCCGCAGCGGCGGCTACCAGGGCGTGTCGTTCGCCATTCCGATCGATGTGGCCGTGCAGGTGAAGGACCAGATCGTCGCGACCGGCAAGGCCACGCATGCGCGCCTCGGCGTCGCGGTGCAGGAAGTGAACCAGGCCTTTGCGGACTCGTTCAAGCTCGACAAGCCCGAGGGCGCGCTGGTCTCCAACATCGAGAAGGGCGGCCCCGGCGACAAGGCCGGCCTGAAGGCGGGCGACGTGATCCGCAAGGTCGACAGCCAGCCCATTGTCTCGTCGGGCGACCTGCCCGCGGTCATCGGACAGCAGACGCCGGGTAAAAAAGTCACCCTCGAAGTGTGGCGCCAGGGCGAACGCCAGGAGCTTTCCGCCAAACTGGGCGACGCGAGCGACAAGCCCGCGCAGGTCGCGAAGAACGACAGTGCGGCGGGCCAAGGCAAGCTCGGCCTCGCACTGCGGCCCTTGCAGCCGCAGGAAAAACGCGAAGCCGCGATCGAGAACGGACTGCTGATCGAAGACGTAGCGGGGCCGTCCGCCATTGCCGGGGTGCAGGCCGGCGACGTGCTGCTGGCCATCAACGGCACGCCCGCCAAGAGCCTGGAGCAAGTGAAGGAAGTGGTGGCGAAGGCCGACAAGTCGGTGGCGCTCCTGATCCAGCGCGGTGAAGACAAGATCTTCGTGCCGGTCCGCATCGGCTGA
- a CDS encoding helix-turn-helix transcriptional regulator, producing the protein MLSATARLIRLLSLFQAQRSWTGAELAARLEITERTLRRDVDRLRSLGYTVDSTSGVAGGYRLGAGASLPPLLLEDEEAIAVALGLGNPAGGAMSDIENASMRALAKLEQLMPPRLRRRLDSVRASVVPVMRTRSGVRLKAVSLFAEACTERQELRFDYRDHHDNASARTVEPHRVVQTGQRWYLLAWDTARQDWRTFRLDRIVDPTPTGARFTARRLPHGDIEAYMQHALAVSPFLHHARVVVHAPIGALEAHMGWVGGVPQALGRGRTRIETGANSLDALAVWLACLGHDFEIESPKELGGHLALVAARLDKAARR; encoded by the coding sequence ATGCTGTCTGCCACCGCACGCCTGATACGGCTCCTGTCGTTGTTCCAGGCCCAGCGTTCATGGACCGGCGCCGAGTTGGCCGCCCGGCTTGAAATTACCGAGCGCACGTTGCGCCGCGACGTCGATCGGTTGCGCAGCCTCGGCTACACGGTCGACTCGACGTCCGGCGTGGCCGGCGGATACCGCCTTGGCGCCGGCGCATCGCTGCCGCCGCTGCTGCTCGAAGACGAAGAAGCCATCGCGGTGGCGCTGGGTCTGGGCAATCCGGCTGGCGGCGCGATGAGCGATATAGAGAACGCTTCGATGCGTGCATTGGCCAAGCTCGAGCAACTGATGCCGCCACGCCTGCGGCGGCGCCTGGACAGCGTGCGCGCGTCGGTGGTGCCGGTCATGCGCACCAGGTCGGGCGTTCGGCTGAAGGCCGTGTCGCTCTTCGCCGAGGCCTGCACCGAACGGCAGGAGTTGCGCTTCGACTACCGCGACCATCACGACAACGCCAGCGCACGCACAGTGGAGCCGCATCGCGTGGTGCAGACGGGGCAACGCTGGTACCTGCTGGCGTGGGACACGGCGCGCCAGGACTGGCGCACTTTCCGCCTCGACCGCATCGTCGACCCCACGCCGACGGGCGCCCGGTTCACGGCGCGGCGCCTGCCCCATGGGGATATCGAGGCCTACATGCAGCATGCGCTCGCGGTGTCGCCCTTTCTGCACCATGCACGCGTGGTGGTACACGCGCCGATCGGGGCGCTCGAGGCGCACATGGGGTGGGTCGGCGGCGTGCCCCAAGCGCTGGGCCGCGGCCGCACGCGCATCGAGACCGGCGCCAATTCGCTCGACGCATTGGCCGTATGGCTGGCCTGCCTGGGTCACGATTTCGAGATCGAGTCGCCCAAGGAACTGGGCGGGCATCTTGCACTCGTGGCGGCGCGGCTCGACAAGGCCGCTCGGCGGTAG
- a CDS encoding GFA family protein, with amino-acid sequence MKKTYNGSCHCGKVRFQADVDLSEGTGKCNCSICTKARAWGAIVKPDAFRLLSGEQDLSVYQFNTHSTEHLFCRHCGIRPFGRGNVPEIGGAYVSVNVACLDDAAIEELVNAPVRYMDGRNNNWFEAPAETRYL; translated from the coding sequence ATGAAGAAGACATACAACGGAAGCTGCCATTGCGGCAAGGTTCGCTTTCAGGCGGACGTCGACCTGAGCGAAGGCACCGGCAAGTGCAACTGTTCGATCTGCACCAAGGCCAGGGCCTGGGGCGCCATCGTCAAGCCCGACGCTTTCCGGCTTCTTTCGGGCGAGCAGGACCTCTCGGTCTACCAGTTCAATACGCACAGCACCGAGCATCTGTTCTGCAGGCACTGCGGCATCCGGCCGTTCGGCCGCGGCAACGTGCCGGAGATCGGGGGGGCTTACGTCAGCGTGAACGTGGCCTGCCTGGACGACGCCGCGATAGAGGAACTGGTCAATGCACCGGTCCGCTACATGGACGGGCGCAACAACAACTGGTTCGAAGCGCCGGCAGAGACGAGGTATCTCTGA
- the thiE gene encoding thiamine phosphate synthase has protein sequence MITSTDSRTVAHAIVAAQGLRFGAITAAAVAAGRFSSDDPVYRGAKQACAALGFIDIDAECLALAWQAQTVRTGAFDASQWPETPVDFGMRVFPPAARDDAFAPCPERLGLYAVLPDAQWVGRMARAGVPTVQLRFKSDDAATIEREVHAAVDAVRGTGALLFINDHWQTAIAAGAYGVHLGQEDLDALESAQVRQIRDAGLRLGVSTHGYAEMVRADAVSPSYIAMGAVYPTTLKKMATAPQGVERLAAYARLLRGYPQVGIGGIDAVRLPQVLATGVGSVAVVRALVTAEDPEATAAQWMAAMSAASA, from the coding sequence ATGATCACCTCGACAGATTCCCGCACTGTGGCCCACGCCATCGTTGCGGCTCAAGGACTGCGCTTCGGCGCCATCACGGCCGCGGCCGTTGCGGCGGGCCGTTTTTCCTCGGACGACCCGGTGTATCGCGGCGCGAAGCAGGCCTGCGCGGCGCTCGGCTTCATCGACATCGACGCCGAATGCCTTGCGCTCGCATGGCAGGCGCAGACAGTGCGCACCGGGGCGTTCGACGCGAGCCAATGGCCCGAAACGCCCGTGGATTTCGGCATGCGCGTGTTTCCACCCGCGGCACGTGACGATGCCTTCGCGCCCTGCCCCGAACGGCTCGGCCTCTATGCGGTTTTGCCCGATGCGCAATGGGTCGGCCGCATGGCGCGCGCCGGGGTTCCCACGGTGCAGCTTCGTTTCAAGTCGGACGACGCGGCCACCATCGAACGCGAAGTGCATGCGGCGGTCGATGCCGTGCGCGGTACGGGCGCGCTGCTCTTCATCAACGACCACTGGCAGACAGCCATTGCCGCCGGTGCCTACGGCGTGCACCTCGGCCAGGAAGACCTCGACGCGCTCGAATCCGCACAGGTGCGGCAGATCCGCGATGCGGGGCTGCGGCTCGGCGTCAGCACTCATGGCTATGCCGAGATGGTGCGTGCCGATGCGGTGAGCCCGAGCTACATCGCCATGGGTGCGGTGTATCCGACCACGCTCAAGAAGATGGCCACCGCGCCACAGGGCGTGGAACGACTCGCGGCCTATGCGCGCCTGTTGCGCGGCTATCCGCAAGTGGGCATCGGCGGCATCGATGCGGTGCGCCTGCCCCAGGTGCTCGCCACCGGCGTCGGCTCGGTCGCGGTGGTGCGCGCGCTGGTCACGGCAGAAGACCCCGAGGCTACGGCCGCGCAATGGATGGCGGCGATGAGCGCTGCTTCCGCATGA
- a CDS encoding thiazole synthase, whose amino-acid sequence MTTASSIPDNDPLVLYGQTFHSRLLLGTARYPSPDLLEAAVKRARPAMLTASLRRQSASPGASDSGNGFWELLRRLAVPVLPNTAGCHSVQEVIATAQMARELFDTPWIKLELIGDDYTLQPDTLNLVDAASQLIRDGFQVLPYCTEDLVLCQRLVDVGCQAVMPWAAPIGTGRGPVNPYALQLLRERLRVPMLVDAGLGLPSHACQVMEWGYDGVLLNTAVALAQDPVSMAGAFADAVQAGRAAHRAGAMAAQDSAQPSTPVLGTPFWHHTA is encoded by the coding sequence ATGACGACCGCATCTTCAATTCCGGACAACGATCCGCTGGTTCTCTACGGCCAGACCTTTCACAGCCGCCTGCTGCTGGGCACCGCGCGGTACCCTTCGCCGGACCTGCTCGAAGCCGCGGTGAAGCGCGCCAGGCCCGCGATGCTGACGGCCTCGCTGCGCCGCCAGTCCGCGAGCCCGGGTGCAAGCGACAGCGGCAACGGTTTCTGGGAACTGCTGCGCCGGCTCGCGGTGCCGGTGCTGCCCAACACTGCTGGCTGCCACAGCGTGCAGGAAGTGATCGCCACCGCGCAGATGGCGCGCGAGCTCTTCGACACCCCGTGGATCAAGCTCGAGCTCATCGGCGACGATTACACGCTGCAGCCCGACACGCTGAACCTCGTCGACGCCGCATCGCAGCTGATTCGCGACGGCTTCCAGGTGCTGCCCTATTGCACCGAAGACCTCGTGCTGTGCCAACGGCTGGTCGATGTGGGCTGCCAAGCCGTGATGCCTTGGGCGGCCCCCATCGGCACCGGCCGCGGGCCGGTCAATCCCTACGCATTGCAGTTGCTGCGCGAGCGCCTCCGCGTTCCGATGCTGGTCGACGCGGGCCTGGGCCTGCCTTCGCATGCCTGCCAGGTGATGGAGTGGGGCTACGACGGCGTGCTGCTCAACACCGCGGTGGCGCTGGCGCAAGACCCGGTGTCGATGGCCGGCGCCTTTGCGGACGCCGTGCAGGCCGGCCGCGCCGCCCACCGTGCCGGGGCCATGGCCGCGCAAGACTCCGCACAGCCGAGCACGCCGGTGCTCGGCACGCCCTTCTGGCACCACACCGCATGA
- the thiS gene encoding sulfur carrier protein ThiS encodes MTMNVLINDKPYTLPDGATVIDALAALDAVPPFAVAVNREFVPRSAHAARALQPEDRIEVIRPVTGG; translated from the coding sequence ATGACGATGAACGTCCTGATCAACGACAAGCCCTACACGCTGCCGGACGGCGCCACCGTGATCGACGCGCTGGCCGCACTCGATGCCGTGCCGCCGTTCGCGGTGGCCGTGAACCGCGAGTTCGTGCCGCGCTCGGCCCACGCAGCGCGCGCACTGCAACCCGAAGACCGCATCGAAGTGATCCGCCCCGTAACCGGCGGCTGA
- a CDS encoding FAD-dependent oxidoreductase: MSVPFQSAAILGAGLMGRLLAVTLARAGCKVDLFEAGGPQAEGAAARVAAAMLAPLAESAVAPVSVVRMGQYALSRWPELLAPLAQPVFFQREGTLVLWHRQDAAEAARLARVLARTGADVPELAPMQSLDGAGIAALEPSLGQRFAQGLFLPGEGQLDNRALLSALLATLQASPGVTLHWQSPRAPGDFSPSAPGQPDWVIDCRGVGARPQWNGLRGVRGEVIRVHAPEVALQRPTRLVHPRYPLYIAPKPGGVFVIGATEIESDDMSPASVRSTLELLSAAYAVHSGFAEARILEIATQCRPTLPDNLPAIRRPQPRVLQVNGLYRHGFMIAPAVLDAAMELLVHGHSALAQNLGLQTSDA; the protein is encoded by the coding sequence ATGAGCGTGCCATTCCAATCGGCCGCCATCCTCGGCGCAGGCCTCATGGGCCGGCTGCTCGCGGTCACGCTGGCGCGGGCCGGTTGCAAGGTCGATCTGTTCGAAGCGGGCGGCCCGCAGGCCGAAGGCGCCGCCGCGCGCGTGGCCGCAGCCATGCTCGCGCCGTTGGCGGAATCGGCCGTGGCGCCGGTGTCCGTCGTGCGCATGGGCCAGTACGCGCTGTCGCGCTGGCCTGAGCTGCTGGCACCGTTGGCACAGCCTGTTTTCTTCCAGCGCGAAGGCACGCTGGTGCTGTGGCACCGTCAAGACGCCGCCGAGGCCGCACGGCTCGCGCGCGTGCTGGCCCGCACCGGCGCCGACGTGCCGGAGCTCGCGCCGATGCAGTCGCTCGACGGCGCCGGCATTGCCGCACTCGAGCCTTCGCTGGGCCAGCGCTTCGCACAGGGCTTGTTCCTGCCGGGCGAGGGCCAGCTCGACAATCGCGCGCTGCTTTCCGCCCTGCTCGCCACGCTGCAAGCCAGCCCCGGCGTGACGCTGCACTGGCAGTCGCCGCGCGCACCGGGCGACTTTTCCCCGAGCGCGCCGGGCCAGCCCGACTGGGTGATCGACTGCCGCGGCGTCGGCGCCCGGCCGCAGTGGAACGGACTGCGCGGCGTGCGCGGCGAAGTCATTCGCGTGCATGCGCCCGAGGTGGCGTTGCAACGGCCGACGCGGCTGGTGCATCCGCGCTATCCGCTCTACATCGCACCCAAGCCCGGCGGCGTGTTCGTGATCGGCGCGACCGAGATCGAGTCGGACGACATGTCGCCCGCCAGCGTGCGCTCCACGCTGGAGCTGCTGAGCGCGGCCTACGCGGTGCACAGCGGTTTTGCCGAGGCCCGCATTCTGGAAATTGCAACCCAGTGCCGCCCCACCCTGCCAGACAACCTGCCGGCGATCCGCCGGCCGCAGCCGCGCGTGCTGCAGGTCAACGGCCTGTACCGCCACGGTTTCATGATCGCGCCGGCCGTGCTCGACGCAGCCATGGAGCTGCTCGTGCACGGGCATTCCGCGCTCGCACAGAACCTGGGCCTGCAAACCTCCGACGCATGA